One stretch of Francisella sp. LA112445 DNA includes these proteins:
- a CDS encoding Abi family protein — protein sequence MAKLKYSKPPLDSSEQLDLLGGRGLFISDELRAIRYLENIGYYRLSPYLIPFEEKSDGGSRKHQLKNGISFDKILNIYLFDRKLRHLLLEIIERIEISFRAWWVNVMSEKTKDSHFYLKSNNFMNILSSSLSDKRICYNSLLNNIEDKVNDVERKIKEEKAVKEISIKSYLEKYSSPRFPPTWVVAEYLTFGEFSMWYSITQSKSYKKKIANKLGIPSGDLMQTVLKCLTDIRNMCSHHERLYGTRMVAYPPLLDKYKQAMNIVIQKEETKEYEKADNSVYNYIVIAVLMLMKINPKSTWIDRLINITKIKNENGELIHNKDIDLKYLGFPSDWESRLKKTIKLAIM from the coding sequence ATGGCAAAATTAAAATATTCAAAACCTCCGCTAGATTCCTCTGAACAATTAGATTTGCTTGGTGGAAGGGGATTATTTATTAGTGATGAATTAAGAGCAATAAGATATTTAGAGAATATTGGTTATTATAGATTATCACCTTATTTAATACCTTTTGAAGAAAAATCAGACGGAGGTTCAAGGAAACATCAGCTAAAAAATGGTATTTCTTTTGATAAAATACTTAATATATATCTTTTCGATAGAAAATTAAGACATCTGTTACTAGAGATTATAGAACGAATAGAAATATCTTTCAGAGCTTGGTGGGTTAATGTGATGTCTGAAAAAACGAAAGATTCTCATTTTTATCTGAAATCAAATAATTTTATGAATATCTTATCTAGCTCCCTTTCTGATAAAAGGATTTGTTATAATTCTTTACTTAATAATATAGAAGATAAAGTTAATGATGTTGAAAGAAAAATCAAAGAAGAAAAGGCTGTTAAAGAGATATCAATAAAATCATACCTAGAAAAGTACTCGAGTCCACGTTTTCCTCCCACATGGGTTGTTGCAGAATATCTGACGTTTGGGGAGTTTTCTATGTGGTATTCAATAACACAAAGTAAAAGCTATAAAAAGAAGATAGCCAATAAATTAGGTATTCCATCTGGAGATCTAATGCAAACAGTATTGAAATGTTTAACGGATATAAGAAATATGTGTTCTCACCATGAGAGATTGTATGGTACAAGAATGGTTGCATATCCTCCATTATTAGACAAGTATAAACAGGCTATGAATATTGTAATTCAAAAAGAAGAAACTAAAGAATATGAGAAAGCTGACAATAGTGTATATAACTATATAGTTATTGCTGTATTAATGCTTATGAAAATAAATCCTAAATCAACATGGATAGATAGACTTATAAATATAACAAAAATAAAAAATGAAAATGGAGAGTTGATTCATAATAAAGATATTGATTTAAAGTATTTAGGTTTTCCAAGTGATTGGGAATCAAGATTAAAAAAAACTATAAAGCTAGCTATTATGTAG